In one window of Mytilus galloprovincialis chromosome 6, xbMytGall1.hap1.1, whole genome shotgun sequence DNA:
- the LOC143080016 gene encoding uncharacterized protein LOC143080016, translating into MRLILSSNQKGIGFSFVLMRTLWMVLTKSTRILYLLLPPFLLLLVIWWVNLKKGTNSSGSLITPLGDGLRLENMKVTISRKMMRTRKRFARPRLEPLKLLRRKRPALSRIQLDLLQQLEVSLLPLLLLQLTISVAINSPFVPALHGVSRAPWTSVTTASSMVTGEETAHSTSSQPQLLHPVTSHPNSNDTVTVNDKYLDISLLSSSYECNNDELDEFMSQVQFLEKLDFSASHNFKGVKGRLAKHYDFWVKIGASDFVLDTIKNGYVIPFLVPPPSMHMKNNKSAVSNSEFVDKAVLELVDSGCAYEVPFTPYIVNPLSVATNKSGKKRLILDLSILNKSVKKERFKFEDWKTAIQFFKRGSYLFKFDLKSGYHHYDICPQQQTFLGFSWNDKYYCFSVLVFGLASSPYLFTKCLRSMVKYWRQNSIDIVLYLDDGFGMASDNELCRKDSDFVKKSLKEAGFLVNIEKSVFEPTQKLEWLGITWDSAQFCISIPERRLNDLLQSIDEILDRFLFFSARQLAQVTGKIISLSPVFGNLTRLMTRYCYLCIVQRLSWDKLLLIVYPAEILNELKFWKSNVLTLNKKKLAMYSPSSIVIFSDASNVACGAYTVELENKIFHKMWNELERCKSSTWREMRAIEQALLSFSTLFMGKSLKWFTDNQNCVRIVQAGSMKEDLQNLAYSIFCICKEHNIFIELQWIPRTLNSKADYISKMSDHENWQISNEFFEFLESLWGPFTVDRFASVMNNKTKRFNSLFWNPTAEAVDAFTQNWHGENNWLVPPIYSDIRTIKHLIYCNAKGSLIVPRWVSAPFWSYIFNKNLTYKAYVKDVLEFKEANRIYSKGSSPKCIFGTENFLSTVLAVRLDASL; encoded by the coding sequence ATGAGGCTAATATTAAGTTCAAATCAGAAGGGAATCGGATTCAGTTTCGTTTTAATGAGAACATTATGGATGGTCTTAACAAAATCCACAAGGATCTTGTATCTGTTGCTTCCCCCCTTTCTTCTATTACTGGTGATTTGGTGGGTAAACTTAAAGAAAGGAACAAACTCATCAGGATCGCTGATAACTCCACTGGGGGATGGGTTACGGTTAGAGAATATGAAAGTAACGATATCGCGGAAAATGATGAGGACGAGAAAAAGATTCGCCAGGCCGAGACTAGAGCCCTTAAAACTATTAAGGAGAAAAAGACCCGCCCTCAGCCGTATACAACTAGACCTACTCCAGCAGTTGGAAGTATCGCTACTGCCACTGCTCCTCCTCCAGCTTACGATTTCAGTCGCTATCAACAGCCCTTTCGTACCAGCACTGCACGGCGTGAGCCGTGCCCCATGGACATCTGTCACTACTGCAAGCAGTATGGTCACTGGAGAAGAAACTGCCCACTCAACTTCAAGTCAGCCACAGCTTCTGCACCCAGTTACCAGCCATCCAAACAGCAATGATACAGTTACTGTTAATGATAAGTATCTAGATATAAGTTTGTTATCTTCTAGCTATGAATGCAATAACGACGAACTTGACGAATTTATGTCACAAGTTCAATTTCTTGAAAAATTAGATTTTTCTGCTAGTCATAACTTTAAAGGTGTTAAAGGCAGGCTTGCAAAACATTACGATTTTTGGGTTAAGATTGGAGCTAGTGATTTTGTATTAGATACAATTAAAAACGGTTATGTAATCCCATTTTTAGTGCCTCCCCCTAGTATGcacatgaaaaacaataaatctgCTGTTTCTAACTCAGAATTTGTGGATAAAGCCGTTTTAGAATTAGTTGATTCTGGATGTGCTTATGAAGTTCCCTTTACGCCTTATATTGTTAATCCTTTATCAGTAGCCACCAATAAGTCCGGAAAGAAGAGGTTAATATtggatctttcaattttaaataaatccGTCAAAAAAGAGAGATTTAAATTTGAAGACTGGAAAACAgctattcaatttttcaaaagagGTTCTTATCTGTTTAAGTTTGATTTAAAGTCTGGTTATCATCATTACGACATTTGTCCTCAGCAACAAACGTTTCTTGGTTTTTCCTGGAATGACAAGTATTACTgtttttcagttttagtttttggtcTAGCTTCTAGCCCTTACTTGTTTACTAAATGTTTGAGATCTATGGTCAAATATTGGAGACAAAATTCGAttgatattgttttgtatttagaTGATGGTTTCGGAATGGCTTCGGATAACGAATTATGTCGGAAAGATTCCGATTTTGTCAAAAAATCACTAAAAGAGGCTGGTTTTTTAGTCAATATAGAAAAATCTGTTTTTGAACCTACCCAAAAGTTAGAATGGTTAGGAATCACTTGGGATTCTGCTCAATTCTGCATTTCTATTCCCGAAAGAAGATTAAATGATTTGTTACAGTCTATAGATGAAATTTTAGacagatttttgtttttctctgcTAGGCAATTAGCTCAAGTGACTGGTAAGATTATTTCTTTATCACCAGTGTTCGGAAATTTGACTAGATTGATGACAAGATATTGTTACTTGTGCATTGTGCAAAGATTGAGCTGGGATAAATTATTACTAATAGTTTATCCAGCTGAGATTTTGAATGAGCTTAAGTTCTGGAAATCTAATGTgcttactttgaataaaaagaaattggCTATGTACAGCCCTTCTTCGATCGTAATTTTTTCAGATGCTAGTAATGTAGCCTGTGGGGCTTATACTGTAGAATTAGAAAATAAGATTTTTCACAAAATGTGGAACGAATTAGAAAGATGTAAAAGCTCCACCTGGAGAGAGATGAGAGCAATCGAACAGGCCCTATTGTCGTTTAGTACTCTATTCATGGGCAAAAGTTTAAAATGGTTTACTGATAACCAAAACTGTGTACGTATAGTACAAGCTGGAAGCATGAAGGAAGATTTACAAAATCTTGCCTAttctatattttgtatttgtaaagaGCACAATATATTCATTGAATTACAATGGATTCCCCGCACATTGAATTCAAAGGCAGATTACATTAGTAAAATGAGTGATCATGAGAATTggcaaatttcaaatgaattttttgaatttttagaaaGTTTATGGGGACCTTTTACTGTTGACAGGTTTGCTAGCGTGATGAATAACAAGACAAAAAGGTTTAACTCACTTTTCTGGAATCCGACCGCAGAAGCTGTAGATGCGTTTACACAAAATTGGCATGGAGAAAATAATTGGCTTGTCCCCCCTATTTATTCAGATATACGCACAATTAAACATCTGATTTACTGTAATGCTAAAGGGTCTTTGATTGTCCCACGATGGGTGTCTGCGCCATTCTGgtcatatatttttaataaaaacttgactTACAAAGCTTATGTTAAAGATGTGCTAGAATTTAAAGAAGCGAATAGAATTTATTCAAAAGGAAGTAGTCCGAAGTGTATCTTTGGAACTGAAAATTTTTTATCAACTGTTCTCGCAGTTAGACTAGACGCTAGTCTGTGA
- the LOC143080017 gene encoding integrase/recombinase xerD homolog translates to MHFIIIIYMNTCLIFLYWVTHFSDVFKTRRWIDIGSFRQSQSPSMQLLVDQIPSFCLSSRAVNTQRQYRYVFNAFCKWCLSINISNTLPASVISVASYLVYLTNIGKSTSSINEAFYAISWAHRLAGVENPCKSDLVISVKEGSLRSVGHIVVKKEPITPEILYQIVMLYGNDKSNLKDVRIACMCLISFAGFLRYSELANLTRNNIVFHDSYIVLLIESSKTDIYREGRDVLISKTDKITCPVKMLMKYLDLANIKSDSNDLIFRPLSFCKSVNGYKLRNGKLSYTTAREILLSTLTSIGLDKKYFGLHSLRSGGATAAANAHVEDRIFKKHGRWKSDRAKDGYVKENISERLTVTKNLGI, encoded by the coding sequence AtgcattttattataataatttatatgaatACTTGTTTAATTTTCCTTTATTGGGTAACACATTTTTCAGATGTTTTCAAAACAAGAAGATGGATTGATATTGGTTCTTTTCGTCAGTCGCAATCTCCATCCATGCAACTCCTTGTAGACCAGATACCTTCCTTTTGTTTGTCATCTAGAGCAGTCAACACTCAACGACAGTATAGATATGTTTTCAACGCTTTTTGTAAGTggtgtttatctattaatatttcAAACACGTTACCTGCTTCAGTTATTTCTGTCGCATCGTATTTAGTTTATTTGACTAACATTGGTAAATCTACTAGCAGCATAAATGAAGCTTTTTATGCTATAAGTTGGGCTCATAGATTAGCCGGAGTTGAGAATCCGTGTAAATCGGATTTGGTTATTTCTGTGAAGGAAGGATCTTTGAGATCTGTTGGACACATTGTGGTTAAGAAAGAACCTATAACACCAGAAATTTTGTATCAAATTGTTATGCTTTATGGTAACGATAAATCTAATCTTAAAGATGTTAGAATAGCATGTATGTGCCTTATAAGTTTTGCTGGATTTTTGAGGTATTCAGAAttagcaaatctgacaagaaataatattgtttttcatgATTCGTACATCGTTTTACTGATAGAGAGTAGTAAAACTGATATTTACCGTGAGGGTAGAGATGTACTCATTTCAAAAACGGACAAAATTACATGTCCCGTTAAAATGTTGATGAAATATTTAGATTTAGCAAACATCAAGTCGGACAGTAATGATTTGATTTTTCGTCCTTTATCTTTTTGTAAATCTGTAAAtggttacaaattaagaaatgggAAGCTTTCTTATACTACTGCAAGAGAAATTCTGTTATCTACTTTAACATCTATTGGATTAGACAAAAAGTATTTTGGTTTACATAGTTTGAGGTCCGGAGGCGCCACTGCTGCTGCAAACGCGCATGTGGAAGATCGAATCTTCAAAAAACATGGTCGCTGGAAATCAGACCGGGCTAAGGACGGATATGTCAAAGAGAACATCAGTGAACGTCTGACAGTTACTAAAAATTTAGGAATTTAA